From the genome of Cytobacillus firmus, one region includes:
- a CDS encoding glycoside hydrolase domain-containing protein, producing the protein MDRRGLLPFVVTAFFAVMISLFTFSLMDSKDAEPPKTETVPDGQSKSHESDISNEVKNNIKGNKANVNNSIDNNLNNGEDSQIDNNVTNDIEVNVDVNVTNTIKNKADKNQDSGQKDNEKENSSGDKDKENDQDGQSGDDEVVWGVDSASLTSSDLISCVRENFGSPKVWGRYLGEKEGVSAGITPEEAELLQGNDIKLLVIWNRFNDATGLENGQSEARAAVQLAKELGIPEGVAVFADIEPNYPVDSSFIKGWYQAMSESSYEPGIYGIFDKEKALRKAFDQAAAENTPLLENTFIWTAAPNKGITAQAQAPEYKPEAPDNSLIAGWQYGIDAEACNIDTNLFNKDILDVLW; encoded by the coding sequence ATGGATAGACGGGGCCTTTTGCCTTTCGTTGTGACCGCATTTTTTGCCGTAATGATTTCGCTCTTTACTTTTTCGCTTATGGATTCAAAGGATGCCGAACCGCCAAAAACAGAGACCGTTCCAGATGGCCAAAGCAAAAGCCATGAAAGTGATATCTCGAATGAAGTAAAAAATAATATCAAAGGCAATAAAGCCAATGTGAATAATTCAATCGACAACAATTTAAATAATGGTGAAGATAGTCAAATTGATAATAATGTTACGAATGATATAGAGGTAAATGTGGATGTGAATGTAACAAATACGATAAAAAATAAGGCTGATAAAAATCAGGACTCCGGTCAAAAAGATAATGAAAAGGAAAACAGCAGCGGCGATAAGGATAAGGAAAATGACCAGGACGGCCAATCTGGGGATGATGAAGTCGTTTGGGGTGTAGACTCGGCAAGTCTCACTTCAAGCGACTTGATTTCTTGTGTTCGTGAAAACTTTGGATCTCCTAAAGTATGGGGACGGTATTTAGGTGAAAAAGAAGGTGTATCAGCAGGCATTACACCAGAAGAGGCTGAACTGCTGCAGGGCAATGATATTAAATTACTCGTGATATGGAATCGATTTAATGATGCAACAGGCCTTGAAAATGGACAGAGTGAAGCAAGAGCAGCTGTTCAATTGGCAAAGGAGCTGGGAATACCCGAGGGTGTCGCGGTTTTTGCGGATATCGAGCCTAATTATCCTGTCGACTCTTCTTTTATAAAAGGCTGGTATCAAGCCATGTCAGAATCATCCTATGAACCTGGTATTTATGGAATTTTTGATAAGGAAAAGGCCCTGAGGAAAGCTTTCGATCAGGCTGCAGCCGAAAACACTCCCCTTCTTGAAAACACATTTATATGGACTGCAGCGCCGAATAAAGGAATCACCGCTCAGGCACAGGCGCCTGAATATAAACCTGAAGCTCCGGATAACTCACTGATTGCAGGCTGGCAGTATGGAATTGATGCGGAGGCATGCAATATTGATACGAACTTATTTAACAAAGACATTCTGGATGTTCTTTGGTAA
- a CDS encoding nicotinate phosphoribosyltransferase, with protein sequence MHREFADDSIALHTDLYQINMAQTYWEDNIHNRKAVFEVYFRKLPFGNGYGVFAGLERVIEYIENFRFTESDLQYLKNELNYADDFLEYLKNMTFSGTIKSMEEGELVFGNEPIMRVEAPLAEAQIVETALLNIINYQTLIATKATRIKEVIGDGTAMEFGSRRAQEMDAAIWGTRAAYIGGFDATSNVRAGKKFGIPAAGTHAHSFVQAYQDEYTAFKKYAQTHKDCVFLVDTYDTLKSGVPNAIKVAREMEGQINFKGIRLDSGDLAYLSKEARKMLDKAGFHDTKIIASNDLDEYTIINLKAQGAKIDIWGIGTKLITAYEQPALGAVYKLVSIENEDGKMTDTIKISGNPEKVTTPGLKKVYRIINKDNHKSEGDYIALDHENPQAEPRLKMFHPVHTFVSKFVTNFEARELHKVIFQEGKLTYKVPSLKEMQSFAKENLNVLWDEYRRSLNPEEYPVDLSQECWDNKMNMISQVKQNIKS encoded by the coding sequence ATGCACAGGGAATTTGCGGATGATAGTATAGCTTTGCATACTGATTTATACCAGATAAATATGGCGCAGACTTATTGGGAAGACAATATACATAATCGAAAAGCGGTCTTTGAAGTATATTTTAGGAAGCTCCCTTTTGGGAATGGATATGGTGTTTTTGCAGGGCTCGAAAGAGTGATCGAGTATATTGAGAATTTCAGATTCACCGAGAGTGACCTGCAGTACTTAAAAAACGAATTGAATTATGCGGACGATTTCCTTGAATATCTGAAAAACATGACTTTTTCAGGAACCATTAAATCAATGGAAGAAGGCGAGCTTGTGTTTGGCAATGAGCCGATTATGCGTGTAGAAGCTCCGCTGGCAGAAGCCCAGATCGTAGAAACAGCACTATTAAATATTATAAATTACCAAACCTTGATTGCGACAAAAGCTACACGAATCAAAGAAGTCATTGGGGATGGGACAGCTATGGAATTTGGTTCCAGAAGGGCACAGGAAATGGACGCTGCCATCTGGGGAACAAGAGCAGCATATATAGGAGGGTTTGATGCGACATCTAACGTAAGAGCCGGCAAGAAATTTGGTATTCCAGCTGCAGGAACCCATGCCCATTCTTTTGTACAGGCATATCAGGATGAGTATACCGCTTTTAAGAAATATGCCCAGACTCATAAAGACTGTGTTTTTCTCGTAGATACCTATGACACGCTGAAATCCGGAGTCCCGAACGCCATTAAAGTCGCCCGGGAAATGGAAGGTCAAATCAACTTTAAAGGAATAAGACTGGATAGCGGGGACTTGGCGTATCTTTCCAAAGAAGCAAGGAAAATGCTGGATAAAGCCGGTTTTCATGATACAAAGATTATTGCATCAAATGATCTGGATGAATACACCATCATTAACCTAAAAGCTCAAGGAGCGAAAATCGATATTTGGGGCATTGGCACTAAATTGATCACGGCTTATGAGCAGCCAGCATTAGGAGCTGTTTATAAACTCGTTTCAATAGAAAATGAAGATGGCAAGATGACTGACACAATAAAAATCAGCGGCAATCCGGAAAAAGTAACCACTCCCGGCCTAAAGAAAGTATATCGGATTATTAACAAAGACAACCATAAATCAGAGGGAGACTATATTGCACTGGATCATGAGAATCCTCAAGCAGAACCCAGGCTTAAGATGTTCCATCCAGTTCACACGTTCGTAAGCAAATTCGTTACCAATTTCGAAGCGAGAGAATTGCATAAAGTGATTTTCCAGGAAGGGAAGCTTACCTATAAAGTTCCATCCTTAAAAGAGATGCAGAGCTTTGCAAAGGAAAATCTCAACGTATTATGGGATGAGTACCGCCGTTCTTTAAATCCGGAGGAATACCCGGTCGACCTGAGCCAGGAGTGCTGGGATAATAAAATGAACATGATCAGCCAGGTTAAACAAAATATAAAGAGCTGA
- the nadE gene encoding ammonia-dependent NAD(+) synthetase, whose product MNRQKEIMENLNVNPAIDPKEEIKNRIQFLKDYLVKTNAKGYVLGISGGQDSTLAGRLAQLAVEELRKEGKEATFMAVRLPYGVQQDEKDAQLALSFIQADREVVFNIKNAVDEVKTEYDRILPEEPLKDYHKGNVKARMRMIAQYAIGGQFGLLVIGTDHAAEAVTGFYTKYGDGGADILPLSGLTKRQGKALLKELGAEERLYLKVPTADLLDQKPGQADETELGISYDELDDYLEGKSVSPEAVEKIENRYFVSEHKRQMPASMHDNWWK is encoded by the coding sequence ATGAATAGGCAAAAAGAAATTATGGAAAATTTAAATGTGAATCCAGCAATTGATCCAAAAGAAGAGATAAAAAACAGAATCCAGTTTTTAAAGGATTACCTTGTTAAAACGAATGCCAAAGGGTATGTACTGGGCATAAGCGGCGGCCAGGATTCCACTCTCGCCGGAAGACTTGCCCAGCTCGCTGTTGAAGAATTGCGAAAAGAAGGCAAGGAGGCAACATTCATGGCAGTCCGCCTGCCATATGGTGTACAGCAGGATGAAAAGGATGCCCAGCTGGCGCTTTCCTTTATCCAGGCTGACCGTGAGGTTGTATTTAATATTAAAAATGCAGTTGATGAAGTAAAAACCGAATATGATCGTATATTGCCGGAGGAACCGTTAAAGGATTATCACAAAGGCAATGTGAAAGCCCGCATGAGAATGATCGCCCAATATGCAATTGGCGGCCAATTTGGCTTGCTGGTTATCGGAACAGATCACGCAGCAGAAGCAGTGACAGGATTTTACACAAAATATGGTGATGGCGGAGCAGATATCCTGCCATTATCCGGACTGACTAAAAGACAGGGAAAGGCACTGCTTAAAGAGCTTGGAGCAGAAGAAAGACTTTACTTAAAAGTGCCGACTGCCGATCTTCTGGACCAGAAACCGGGACAGGCTGATGAAACAGAACTGGGTATTTCATATGATGAATTGGACGATTACCTGGAAGGAAAATCAGTAAGTCCGGAAGCAGTAGAAAAGATTGAAAACCGTTACTTCGTTTCCGAACATAAGCGCCAGATGCCTGCATCCATGCACGATAATTGGTGGAAATAA